Genomic segment of Panicum virgatum strain AP13 chromosome 9N, P.virgatum_v5, whole genome shotgun sequence:
GCATGATGATTTCTTGGAACATACTATCATCATTGTCCCATTCCATTGTCATCATTGACGTTCCCTCTTGGGACTTGTAAATGAGAGGACCAATATGACTAGGAGTTTCTAACACAAGTTCATCTTGTTTCCAGACAGAGCAAATGAAGAGAATTGGTAATGAGCTAGATTCTGTTCACTTTTCGCTGAAGAAAGCTAGCCAATTAGTGAAAGAGATTGGTCGTCAGGtgatccctccctccctctggcATACACTTGCTAAGCTGGTGCGTAAACAGTTAAACACCAACTGAAAGCTAAAACACATACATTTTGCAGGTTGCGACTGACAAATGTATCATGGCATTCCTCTTTCTTATCGTTTTGGGTGTGATTGCTATCATTGTTGTCAAGGTACGGATGCATGATTATCATATGCTTCTAGAAGATCTCATGCTGTCTCCTGATACTATTATGAGACGCAGAGAATCTAATCAGAGCCATCTACTGTCTTCTGTTCTTCCAGATTGTCCATCCAAACAACAAAAACATTCGAGACATTCCAGGACTGGCTCCGCCAGCTCAAAATTATCAAATCAATAACAGGAGATTGTTGTGGACAGAGGCTTTCATAGGTGTGTGATGATTGGGCACGGAGGTTTCATGCAGGTGCACCGCTTGCGATGCAGCTACCCACATAAGATGTAGGATATGTCGtaactatttttctttgtgCTTGTGTATTTATTTTGTCGTGTTAACTCCTAGCAATAGGTCTGTATTCATGCTTCTGGTGTTTGTACACCGCTGGCCATTTGATCGTGTATATGCAACAGAGATGAAACCTTGTACAAGTCATTAGCACGAAGCCTTAAAAGAGAGCTATACTGGTAACTTCAATAGTTCGTCATGCTTGTGTCAGTTTGTGTGCAGAGGGACAAAGCTTATCGCCATGGCACTTAGGGtgtgtttattttattttggattTTGGAACGGAATCTTTcaacatttaaagtattaaatgtagactaatcacaaaattaattatagattcCATCTGTAAACTActagatgaatctaatgagtctaattaatccattattagcacatgtttacggttgatttactgtagcaatttagtatctaatcatgccttaattaggctcattagattcgtctcgcgatttgcaGTTCATTTGtgtaatgtgatttatttttcaactatatttaatacgcCAAACAgatgatttacaaaaatttgaattttggatctaaacacggccttacttCTTGCTGTCGCACGCAGCATGCCACTTGTTATATATTCTCTATTGCCTGAATTGCAAAAAATGAAGTGTTCTCCTATAGAGGGGTAAATTTGTTACAGGAAAAATTTTACAAGCCATTGTCCACAGGCAAGGTGAACACTCTAGTTTGAACATATCATCATTTACATCACTCGACGAGCGGTGGGTTGTCAGAGCCGACCCAGCTGCAGGCCGCGTCTTTCGGCACCCCTCGCCGTCTCATCATCTCCCTAACGTCGTGCACGACGTCCCacttcccggccgccgccagcgtGTTGGAGAACGCCATGTAGGCGCCGGGTCTCCCCGTGCGGCTGAGCTGGAAGACCTCCCTCGCCGCGACGTTGGCCACTTCCACGTCGTCGTGCAGCGTTGCCGCCCCGAGCAGCGCCGCCCACACGTCGGAGTTGGGCCTCGCCGGTATCCACCTGACGAAGTCGTAGGCCTGGCGCACGCTCCCGAACCTGCCCAGCAGGTCCACCACGCACGCGTATTGCTCCATCCGCGGCCGCAGCGAGTACTCGCTCTCCATGCTCTGGAACACCTCCTGGCCCTCAGCCAGCAGCCCGGCGTGCGCGCACGCCGACAGGACGCTCAGGAAGGTGGCGTGGTTCGGCCGGACGTCCGTTCGCCTCCGCATTTCGCCGAACACCTGGAGGGCCTCGTGGGAGAGGCCGTTCTTCCCATACCCGTCGATCATCGAAGTCCAGGTGACGACGTTCCTCTCCGGCATGTGGTCGAAGATCCTCCGGGCGTCCTCCACCCGGCCGCACTTGGCGTACATGTCAACCAGGGCGCTCCCCGTCTTGATGTCGCTGAAGAGGCTGCTCTTGATCGCCTGGCAGTGCACCTGCTCGCCGAGCTCCGGCGACGACAGGAGCGAGCACGCGCCGAGCACGCTCACGAACGTCGACACGGTTGGCCGGAACCCCGCTCGCTGCATCGCCTTGTACACCTCGAGGGAGCCCTCGGCCGTCTCCTCCGTCTTGCTGTACCCCTCGACCATGGCGTTGTACGCGACGACGTCCTTCTCCTCCATGCCCTCAAATATCGCCTCCGCGTCCCCGTACATGCCCTCGCTCATGCACCCGACGAGCAGCGCCGTCGAGCACACGACGCTCCGCACGGGCATCACGCCGTGCGCCCGCCGCGCGTAGCCCAGCAACCCGCTCTTCACGTAGGCGTCCACCAGCGCCGCGGAGAGGATCTCATCGGGCGCGACGACGGACCTCACGGCGCGCGCGTGGACCTCCCTCGCGACGACGCCGGGCAGCGCCAGCGCGGCGGACAGCTTCAGCGCCATGGACAGCGCGAACACGTCCACCCGCCCCGTGGACGCCGCGAGCCGCCTCACGATCGCGAGCGCCTCCCCGGGGAGCCCCCGCCGGAAGTAACCCGCGGCGAGGTAGTTGTGCGCGGCGTGGGTCGGCCTCGGCATTCCGTCGAACACGGCGCGGGCGTTGTGGAGGGAGCCGCATCGGAGGTGCAGGACGAGGAGCTTGACGGAGAGGTCCGCGGTGCAGGCGAGGCCCGACGCGAGCAGCTGCGCGTGGAGGGTCTGCGACTCGGCCCGCGGCGGGGAGACGTCGATGAGGCCCtggaccgcggcggcgagcgcggcggcggtgcggaggtGGCGAGGGACGCGCGGGGTGAGCGAGCCAGCGTGCGGTTGGGGGTGGACTCTGCTACTCTGTTGCATTTTGGGCGACCTCATTTTCCGCTTCTGGCTGAAATATTTCTGGTCCGCTTCAGGTATCAAGATAGGAGTATTTTCCGTTTTTACGCTGCAAGAAATTCCCGTCCTGCACGCGTGTACATACGGGACTCTTTTCAGTTATGCCATCAAGGGGCTCGGGCCAATCCACGCCCTGTGTCCAAATAAATAGTCCTGGCTAGCTAGGGTCTCCGATGCCCTTAGCGGCGATGGAtgaagctccggcggcggcggcctcagcTACCGCCGTTTCCGCTTCCACTGCTGCATGGCTACCACTTGAGAAGGTTCGTGCTGAACTTGCCTCCGGGCTACCACTTCCTCCCCACCGACGCCGAGCTCGTCCTCCACTATCTCCGCCCGAGGCTCGCCAACCAGCCGCTGCCCCTGCCCATCTTTATCGACGAGCACATCCTCCGTTACCATCCGAGTAGACTCGTAGGTAATGTTACCATCCGAGTAGACTCGTAGGTAATGAGCTCCGATCCCCACTGCAATGTTAGTTAATTTCTCTAATCTTAATTTGTTTCTCCATCAGCATGGCCAATCATTCCAGCCTGCTCATGGTTTGATTATTTGGCATCTAGTACCTATTTGACACATGATTTATTTGGAGCTGCATGCAGAGAAGTACAGGGAGTACGGCGAGGACAGGTGGTTCTTCTTCGTCAGGAGGGAGCGCAAGCACGATAGCGGCAACCGGCCGAACCGGGCCACGCTGGGCAATGGCCACCGCGCGCTGATCGGACGCGTCAGGACGCTGGTGTTCTACGAAGCATCCCGCACTAAGAAGAAGAACCGCCAGGagcctgggccgccgccgccggtagaGGAGGGCAAAGCAAACAAGGGAGCCAAAACGGAGTGGACCATGTACGAGTACGAGAGCCTCACGCCCGAGGAGGAGGAATCCGTGGCAACTTGGGCCGACGGCACCGCCAGGGTCCGTCTCACTCGCTCATCTTCAGTTCAAATTACTTTACGTGCACCTGTGTCTGTGTGTTTACAACTTTACATAGGCTTTGGTCTTTTGTTCTTGCAGATGAATCCTATTGTGCTGTGCACGATccagaagaagaagcagaggcaggaggaggagcagcagcagcagcaaagcaAGGAGGCCTGCAAGGTCGGCGAGACAAAGAAGAGGGCGATCAATAGCAAGGCGAAAGGGAAAGGTCAGGATGCCGGCggcaggaagaagaggaagcgcaCAGCAGCAGAGCCACAGGAGGAGGATCATGCGCAGAGGACTCCCACGGAAACAGAGGCAGTGGTGCAGGAGCAGGCGTCCACCAGGGTGCCTGATTTCACCGTCGATCGGTCACCGGCTGCGctgcccccgccaccgccgccgccgccgccgcaggagacGATAATGGCGGCCGCCGCAGGAGGAGACAACGACAACTATATCAGTGTTCATTCAAGCTTCGCTGCCACCATGAGCAGTTCGTCGCAGTTCCAGTTCCAGGCGCCACCCTTTGCCCAGGGATTTCTCCCGTGCATCTTGGCACCTCTAGGAGGAGGCAACAGCTGCAGCATCATGTCTCCAAGCATCACGTGGATGGATCTGCAAACGgagcctcctccgccgcctcctgagGAGCTGTCCACAGCATCCCGGATCTTCCTGCCGCATTCGGGGCACAACGCGGCCAAGATCGCGCCTTCAGTTCACCCCCATGGCTTTGGCCCGGGCC
This window contains:
- the LOC120687221 gene encoding pentatricopeptide repeat-containing protein At1g28690, mitochondrial-like, with product MRSPKMQQSSRVHPQPHAGSLTPRVPRHLRTAAALAAAVQGLIDVSPPRAESQTLHAQLLASGLACTADLSVKLLVLHLRCGSLHNARAVFDGMPRPTHAAHNYLAAGYFRRGLPGEALAIVRRLAASTGRVDVFALSMALKLSAALALPGVVAREVHARAVRSVVAPDEILSAALVDAYVKSGLLGYARRAHGVMPVRSVVCSTALLVGCMSEGMYGDAEAIFEGMEEKDVVAYNAMVEGYSKTEETAEGSLEVYKAMQRAGFRPTVSTFVSVLGACSLLSSPELGEQVHCQAIKSSLFSDIKTGSALVDMYAKCGRVEDARRIFDHMPERNVVTWTSMIDGYGKNGLSHEALQVFGEMRRRTDVRPNHATFLSVLSACAHAGLLAEGQEVFQSMESEYSLRPRMEQYACVVDLLGRFGSVRQAYDFVRWIPARPNSDVWAALLGAATLHDDVEVANVAAREVFQLSRTGRPGAYMAFSNTLAAAGKWDVVHDVREMMRRRGVPKDAACSWVGSDNPPLVE